CTGCAGCGCGCTGTTCCGGATGAGGGCACCGCTGGTGGGGATGAAAGCGGGGAAGGAGGTCGTGCGTGGGGTCATGGGGATGCCTGTGTCCTAGACGATGCGGGAGGGGCGGTCGCCCCAGTAGCGGTCTTTCAGCAATCGCTTGTACAGCTTCCCGGTGTCTTGCCGGGGAAGTTCGGCCTCGAAGTCGATAGTACGCGGGCACTTGAAGGCGGCGAGATGCTGGCGACAAAACGCCAGCAGGTCGGCTTCCATGGCCGGGGAGGCACCGGAGGGGTCGAGGAGTTGCACGATGCCCTTGACCTCCTCGCCGAACTCGTCGTTGGGCACTCCGATTACGGCGGCGTCGGCCACCGCAGGGTGCAGGATCAGGGTGTTCTCCGCCTCTTGCGGATAGATGTTCACTCCACCGGAGATGATCATGAACGACTGGCGGTCGGTGAGGTAGAGGTACCCCTCGTCGTCGAGGTAGCCCACGTCGCCGAGGTTGAACCATCCCTCCGGACTGCGGGCGGCGGCGGTCTTGGCGGGATCCCCGTGGTACTCGAACTGGGCGCCGGGGGTGTCGAACCAGATGTTGCCCACCTCGCCCGCTGGCACCTCGCGGTGGTTGTCGTCGCAGATGTGCACCGTGGTGAAGCGGGGTTGTCCTACTGATCCGGGATGGGTGAGCCACTCCTGCGGGCTGATCAGCGTGGAGCCCACGTTCTCGGAGCCGGCGTAGTACTCCCAGATGATCGGGCCGAACCACTCCATCATCTGTTCTTTGATCTCCACCGGGCAGGGGGCCGCCGCATGGGTCACGAGGCGCAAGGTGGACAGGTCGTATCCCACGCGCTGGCTCGGGGGGAGTTTCAACAGGCGTACGAACATCGTGGGCACGAACTGCACGCTGGTGACGCCGTAGTGCTCGATGGCCTCTAGGCAGGCCAGGGGATCCCAGCGTTCCATGACCACCGCGGTGCCGCCGGCGCGGTGGACAAACGTGCAGGTGGCCAACGGGGCCGTGTGGTAGAGCGGGGCGGGGGAGAGGTAGATGTCCTCGGGCCCGTTGGCCAACGCGCTCTTGTGGGCCAGCACCGGGTGCTCGTCGTAGACCATGCGGTCCGAGGGTGGGAACACGATGCCCTTGGGCTGCCCGGTGGTGCCGGAGGAGTAGTACATCCCGGTGCCGTCGGGCTGGTGGGCCAATGGCGTGGCGGGCTGGGAGGCCACCGCGTCGTCGTAGCGTTCCCAGCCCGGGATGTCGCCGTCTATCACGAGGGGGATCTCCACCCGCACGCCCGCTACGCGCTCCGCCATCGTCGCCGCCGTAACCATGGCCCGGGCGCCGCAGTCTTTGATGATGTAGTTCACCTCGGGTCCGGTGAGATGCCAGTTCACCGGTGTGAAGTAAAGGCCCGAACGAAGCGCCGCCCACACCACATCGAAATAGCGGGGGTGGTTCTCCAGGAGGATGGCGATGTGGTCGCCGGGGCGCAGGCCTCGTTCGTACCAAAGATGGGCCAACTGGTTCGAGCGTTCGTCGAGTTGGCGGTAGGTCACCACTTCTCCGCTGTGGGCCATGATGACCGCGGGATGGTCGGGTTGGGTGACGGCGTGGGTGCCTGGGAATGTCATGGTTGGCTCCCCTCCTCGGAACTGACAATGCTCGGGGCGTGGTGATCATGTCTCGGTCCACCCCCCGGGGACCGCTTGCCGGCGAGGGGCCCATCGTGCGGGATGGGTTTAGGTCATCTGCATCAAGCGGGACAGGTTGCCGCCCATGATCTTGGCGATCACGTCGTGGGGTAGGCCGTCGAGGTCGTCGGCGAAACTGAGGGGGTCGGCCATTCCTTCGGGGTGTGGGTAATCGGAGCCGAAGAGGATGTTGTCGGCGCCGAGGAGTTCCACCAACCCCTGGGGGTCATCCTCGTGGAACGGGTGCACAAAAATGTTCCGTTTGAATACCGCCACGGGGTCTTCTGAGAACAGGTGGGGGCTGAAGGCATAGGCCTGGGCCATGTCGGCCAGGAGGGGGCGCACCCACCCGCTGCCGTTCTCCACCGGCGCGATCTTGAGGCCGGGGAATCGAGTGCAGAGGCCGTGTCCGATGGCCGAGGCGACGGTATCGATGATGGAGCGGTGACCGGCCCCGGTGATGGCGGCAAAGCCCGAGCCCCCCTGGAAGGGCGTGAACTCGTCGTCGCGCACGCCCTCCCACTCGTTGAGGTAGCGCTGGTAGCCACTATCGGAGGCGTGCATGCCCACCACCACGCCACTTTCCTGGACCAATTCCCAGAAGGGGTCGAACTCAGGGAGGGCGAACGAGCGGGGGCCGCGAAACCCCGGCACGGGGGCCGGGCGGACGAGGATGATCTTGGCGCCGCGCTCGATTACCCACTCCAGTTCCTGGATGGCCTCCGCCAGGATCGGCAGGGTGATGACCGGGGTGGGGAAGATGCGGTTTTCGTAGTTGAACGTCCACGTCTCGTGCATCCACTCGTTGAGGGCGTGCACCACGGCGTGGGTGGCGTCGGGGTCGTCGCGCAGGCGTTCTTCCACCAGACTGGCCAGGGTGGGCCACATGAGGGCGCGGTCGAGGCCGAGTTCGTCCATCAATTCGAGACGGGCGCCCGGTTCGCGAAAGGCGGCCGGCGCGTCGATGGCACGACCCATGATCTCGCGCCGGGTTTTGCCCTCGGGGTTCCCAGTCTTGAAGTACTCCTCCTGTGCGCCCGGGGCCGCTACGCGTTCGAAGGTGGGATTGGGGATGTACTCGCTGATCCGCCCCTTCACCGTGATCTTCGTTCGTCCGTTTACATCGACGTAGCGAATGACCCCGGCGTAGGCGGGAGGGAGGAACTTGGTGAGGGCATCGGTGGTCTCGTAGAGATGGTTGTCGGCGTCGAAGACGGGGAAATCGAACGTACGAGATGGCATCGTGAATCTCCCTACACAGAAGTGACATTGCTGTTAGATGACCATACACTCCGGTTTCTTGACGGCCAACGGCACGCCAGCAGGGGGAGTGGGAGTGGAGTTTGCGCCAAGCGACGAGCAGGTCTTCTTTCAGGAGACCACCCGCAAGTTCCTTTCGGCTCAGTGTCCGATTCCCGTGGTGCGCTCGCTGGAGTCGGCCCCGGCAGGGTATGACGCGTCGTATTGGCGGCAGGGGGCTGAACTGGGTTGGACATCGCTGTTGGTGCCGGCGGAGGCGGGCGGGGGCAGCCTGAGCGGCGAGGGTCTGATGGACCTCGTGCTGGTGGCCGAGGAGATGGGGCGGATGGTGTCGCCCGGTCCGCTTGGTCCCGTGAACGTGGTGGCCAGCGCCGTAGCGGCGGGGGGCTCGGCCGCTCAGCAGGCGGCGGTGCTGCCGGGATTGCTCAGCGGCGAAACGGTGGCGGCGTGGTGTGGCGAGCACCCCGTCGAGGGAGTGATCGACGGCGAGAACCTTCTTTTGTCGGGCCAGGCCTCGCCGGTGGAGGCGGGGGCCCAGGCTCAGCATCTCCTGGTGGCGGTGCGCACGGAGGATGGTCTGCGGCAGGTGCTCGTTCCCGGGGACGCTTCCGGGGTTACCGTCACCCCCCTCGGGGGCCTCGACCTCGTGCGACGCTTCGCCGAGGTGCACTTCGATGAGGTGGTGGCCACTCCGGCCGAGAGGGTCGGGGCCGATGGGGATGCCGCCACGGCCGTTGAGCATCAACTGCAGATCGCCTGCGTGTTGCAGTGTGCGGAAACCGTCGGCGCCATGAGCCGCGCGTTCGAGATGACCCTCGAGTACCTCAGCGACCGGTACTCCTTCGGTCGGCCGCTCGCTTCGTACCAGGCTCTCAAGCATCGGATGGCCGATAACATGATGTGGTTGGAAGCCAGTCATGCCGTGATGACCGCCGCCGCCGGGGCCGTGGCGAGTGGGTCGCCGGCGGCGGGCGAGATGGTGAGTGCCGCCAAAACATGGATCGGCCCTCACGCCACCGAATTGATCCAGGATTGTGTGCAGTTGCACGGGGGTATCGGGGTGACCTGGGAGCACGATCTCCACCTCTATCTCCGCCGAACCACGGTGAACCGGGTTACTCACGGCACGCCCGAGTACCACGCGGAGCGGATTGCCACGCAACTGCTGGGAACGGCGTCATGACCACCGAGTCGGTGGAGGAGTTTCGGCAACGGGCGCGGGTGTGGCTGGCCGGGGCAATGCCGAGATTGTCGGGGACGATGCCGGATCGCTTCGACGACAACCGCCGGCAGGTGGAGCGCGAGTTGCAACGCACGCTCTGGGACGGAGGTTTCGCCGGTATCGGGTTCCCCACCGAATACGGCGGCGGCGGGCTAGCCCCGGAGTATCAACGTGCCTTCAGTGAGGAGTCGCTGCCCTACGACATGCCGGTGTCGCTGAACGTGCCCACGCTGGGGATTCTGGCGGCCACCCTCGTCGATTTCGGCACCCACGAGCAGAAGGCCCGGCACCTCCCCGCCATCTTGCGGGGGGAGGAGTTGTGGGTGCAGTTTCTTTCCGAGCCCAGCGGCGGCTCGGATCTGGCTGGCTGCCTCACACGAGCGGACCGAGACGGTGATCTGTTCATCATGAACGGATCCAAGATCTGGAGTTCGGCGGCGTTCGTCAGCGATTACGCCCTGTGCCTGGCCCGCACGAACTGGGATGTGCCCAAGCACCGCGGTCTCACGATGTTCATCGTGAAGATCCATCAGCCCGGCATCCAGGTGGAGCAGATCCGCCAGGTCGACGGTTCGATGGAGTTTTGCCAGGAGTTTTTTGATGACGTACCGATCCCGGTCGCCAACGTTGTGGGCGAGGTGGACGATGGCTGGACGGTGGCCACTCGTTTGCTGGTACACGAACGCAACGCGGTGGGCGGTGGGTCGCCGTACACCAGCGGCCGCTCGGGGGG
The Acidimicrobiia bacterium genome window above contains:
- a CDS encoding acyl-CoA synthetase (activates fatty acids by binding to coenzyme A) — protein: MTFPGTHAVTQPDHPAVIMAHSGEVVTYRQLDERSNQLAHLWYERGLRPGDHIAILLENHPRYFDVVWAALRSGLYFTPVNWHLTGPEVNYIIKDCGARAMVTAATMAERVAGVRVEIPLVIDGDIPGWERYDDAVASQPATPLAHQPDGTGMYYSSGTTGQPKGIVFPPSDRMVYDEHPVLAHKSALANGPEDIYLSPAPLYHTAPLATCTFVHRAGGTAVVMERWDPLACLEAIEHYGVTSVQFVPTMFVRLLKLPPSQRVGYDLSTLRLVTHAAAPCPVEIKEQMMEWFGPIIWEYYAGSENVGSTLISPQEWLTHPGSVGQPRFTTVHICDDNHREVPAGEVGNIWFDTPGAQFEYHGDPAKTAAARSPEGWFNLGDVGYLDDEGYLYLTDRQSFMIISGGVNIYPQEAENTLILHPAVADAAVIGVPNDEFGEEVKGIVQLLDPSGASPAMEADLLAFCRQHLAAFKCPRTIDFEAELPRQDTGKLYKRLLKDRYWGDRPSRIV
- a CDS encoding amidohydrolase; the protein is MPSRTFDFPVFDADNHLYETTDALTKFLPPAYAGVIRYVDVNGRTKITVKGRISEYIPNPTFERVAAPGAQEEYFKTGNPEGKTRREIMGRAIDAPAAFREPGARLELMDELGLDRALMWPTLASLVEERLRDDPDATHAVVHALNEWMHETWTFNYENRIFPTPVITLPILAEAIQELEWVIERGAKIILVRPAPVPGFRGPRSFALPEFDPFWELVQESGVVVGMHASDSGYQRYLNEWEGVRDDEFTPFQGGSGFAAITGAGHRSIIDTVASAIGHGLCTRFPGLKIAPVENGSGWVRPLLADMAQAYAFSPHLFSEDPVAVFKRNIFVHPFHEDDPQGLVELLGADNILFGSDYPHPEGMADPLSFADDLDGLPHDVIAKIMGGNLSRLMQMT
- a CDS encoding acyl-CoA dehydrogenase, giving the protein MGVEFAPSDEQVFFQETTRKFLSAQCPIPVVRSLESAPAGYDASYWRQGAELGWTSLLVPAEAGGGSLSGEGLMDLVLVAEEMGRMVSPGPLGPVNVVASAVAAGGSAAQQAAVLPGLLSGETVAAWCGEHPVEGVIDGENLLLSGQASPVEAGAQAQHLLVAVRTEDGLRQVLVPGDASGVTVTPLGGLDLVRRFAEVHFDEVVATPAERVGADGDAATAVEHQLQIACVLQCAETVGAMSRAFEMTLEYLSDRYSFGRPLASYQALKHRMADNMMWLEASHAVMTAAAGAVASGSPAAGEMVSAAKTWIGPHATELIQDCVQLHGGIGVTWEHDLHLYLRRTTVNRVTHGTPEYHAERIATQLLGTAS
- a CDS encoding acyl-CoA dehydrogenase, yielding MTTESVEEFRQRARVWLAGAMPRLSGTMPDRFDDNRRQVERELQRTLWDGGFAGIGFPTEYGGGGLAPEYQRAFSEESLPYDMPVSLNVPTLGILAATLVDFGTHEQKARHLPAILRGEELWVQFLSEPSGGSDLAGCLTRADRDGDLFIMNGSKIWSSAAFVSDYALCLARTNWDVPKHRGLTMFIVKIHQPGIQVEQIRQVDGSMEFCQEFFDDVPIPVANVVGEVDDGWTVATRLLVHERNAVGGGSPYTSGRSGGHESSGQDDSLAEMARRQGGAGDAHLRQLVAEAHVRGLVGGSLIKRVTSGVSRGQMLPSAGSLLKLFSATNVMRRYEIGLELAGEGAAAWPEGTVEVAQRLSEATLWRQGLSLGGGSNEIQRNIISERLLGMPREFAADRDVPYRDVRRGSARR